TATTTGCCACCTGAGTTAAAGGGAACCAAACTCTATGAGTCTGCAAGAAACAAGCGTGAGGTTGAAGGTGAGCGCTTACAGCAACGCAGATGGCAGCAGGAACAATAGTTTATTGATGTTTCTGCTCTAGTTCTTCAGTCACTTGACCATAAATCAGTAGTGTAAATACACCTGTGCCGCCAATAATATTGCCAATAGTGGTGGGGACGAGGAAAGTAAACAGATAGTCATTAATGGAAGCCTCTCCTTGCCAGACGAGATAGGACATTTCTGTAGAACCCACCACTACATGGGTAAAATCACCCAGTCCTATCAGGTAAGTCATGAAAAAGATGAGCAGGAACTTATTACTAACTGAGGGTAACATCCAGACCAAGGCAGCAATTAACAGCCCTGACATAATACCTTTGAGCATATTCTGGGTTGCAGAAAAGGAACCGACATGATGAGCGAGTTCATCCAGTGCTTTGTCAATATCTGGAGTAAACAGGTGAGTAGTTAAGAAAAATAAACTCGCCAAAGCTGTCCCAATGATATTGCAGAGAATCACAATGCCCCATAAACGGCCCACTGCTCGTAATTTATCGAAGTTAAAGGGTTTGAATAAAGGCACAACAGTGGTGATGGTATTCTCGGTAAAGAGTTGCATGTGACCCAAAATAGCGATCAGGAACCCAATGGTATAACCGATATTGGTGATTAAATCGGTCCAAACAGCATCAGCGGGGAGATAAGAAGCAATAATGGCTTTAAATACAAATGAAAAACTGATGACTAGACCCGCAGCAATTCCTGAAAAGATGAGTGCAGCCGTTGGACGATCCAGCTCTTCGGCACCATCACGGCGGATAATTTCATAGACCAAACGGGGTGACAGTTTCTCATGTTCTTCAACTGCCATTTTTTCACGCCAGCTTAAGGTTTTCTCGACCTTTTTTTCCTCTATTTCATGATCCATCAGGTTTACTCCTCACTGAATAAATAATTTATATTTCTTATTTTTATTTATTGATAAGGCAGTGCTTGGGATAAATCCAGTCGATTCCTAACAGCTTTATGTGTCTTTTTATAAATTGAATGTGAAGTTGCAGCAGATCATCAGCAATAAGATTAAAGAAATGTATAAGCCCTTAACGTACGGATCAGTGCCATATAGTCACCTTGGGAGGCTTTAGAAATAACAGATTCGACTTCTGCCTGACTCCAGCCTTGTTTTAAGGCGGAATTGCTAAAGTTAGTTAATAAGACCAAAGGATTTTCACCAAAAAGGATTGGATGATTCGTTAATCTCTTTTCAAGCTTAGATATTTCCATAGCTTTACCCTAGTTTTGAAATTTAATTATTGTGAAGTGCTTAATGTTTTTTTAGATTTTAGTGTTTTAAATTGAGTTTGTGCAAGTGCTAATTTACTTTAATAGACAAATCTGTCTACTTTTTGCTATCTCAAGTAATTAAATATAAAAAAACCGGGCTAAAGCCCGGTTTTTCATGAAGTTTGAACGATTAGAGAGCAGATAAATCTACGCCTAAACGAGCAGCAACTTCTTCATAAGCTTCAACAACACCGCCTAAACCTTGACGGAAACGGTCTTTGTCGAGTTTTTTCTTAGAGTCTTTATCCCATAGACGGCAGCCGTCTGGAGAGAATTCATCACCAAGCACGATACGGTCATGGAAAACACCGAATTCAAGCTTGAAGTCCACCAAGATCATGTTGCCTTCAGCAAATAATGCTTTTAATACATCGTTTACTTGGTAAGTTAACACTTTCATTTGTTCTAATTGTTCAGCAGTCGCCCAACCTAAAGCAATCGCTTGAGATTCGTTAACCATTGGGTCGCCTAGACCGTCATCTTTATAGAACAATTCAAATGTAGGAGGAGTTAACTCTTTACCTTCTTCTACACCTAAGCGACGGCATAGAGAACCAGCTGCGTAGTTACGAATTACACATTCAACAGGAATCATTTGAAGTTTTTTAACAAGCACTTCAGTTGGAGAAAGCAATTTTTCAAAATGCGTTTCAATACCCGCAGCAGCAAGTTTTTCCATGATGAAGGCGTTAAAAAGGTTGTTCACCTTGCCTTTACGATCTAGTTGTTCGATTTTTTCGCCGTTGAACGCAGAGGCATCATCACGAAAGACTAAAATCAGATGGTCGGCATTGTCTGTTTCATATACAGATTTTGCTTTACCAGTATAGAGCAAGGTTTGTTTTAACATGAGGGAACCTTTTAAAAAAAATGCCTAGTAAACGACTAGGCTGGCCAATTTTGGTAAATCTGGTTTAACACTTCAGCAGCCACATCTGGGCTTGCAAAAGTGTTGTCTACATTAAATAGAGCAAGGGTATGACTTGAACCTACACCAGTAAGTTTAAGCACATAAGTATTGTCATTTACTTTAATCGTCGCCTGATTACTGCCTTGAGCGATGATGTTGTAATTTAAAGTACTTAATGTCGCTTTGGTGTATTGCCAGATCTCAGTCGTATTCCCATCAACTTTTAATAATGGGTTTTTATTACCGTCGGTCACAAGCTGAGGACGTCCAAGCGCAGTTGTCGTTTGAGCAGATGCATCTGCTGTTGCATTGTTACCTTGAGTTTGTTCAGGGCGTGGCAATGCAAAACGGTTACCGCGCTGGTTTTCAAACTTCGGCGCGTGCTCGATAGCGAGCTGGTCAACAGTTGGTGCAGGATACAAAGGTGTCGCTGGTCGTACAGTTGCATCGGCAGGATACTCAAGCGGGGCAAGTTGCTTGGCATTTTTATAATCTAAAGAGTGATTATTAATTGCGAAGCGACCACAACCAGCTAAACTTAAGGCTGAAACTGCAAGGACTAAACCAAGACGTAATTGCATCATAAATTGCTCTTATTAAATAATTCCCGCATCTTTTAAGGCATTGCGGAGAGGTTCGCGATATTGCTCAGCGAGAGGAGTGAGTGGTAAACGAATACCAGTATCAATCAGTCCCATCTCATGTAGTGCCCATTTCACAGGAATTGGGTTTGATTCGCAAAATAGAATATTGTGTAAATTTGCAATCTTATTGTTAATCGTCTTCGCTTGTTGTTCATCTTTAGCAATCGCAACAGCGCATACTTCACTCATTGCTTTAGGTGCAACATTTGCAGTAACTGAAATATTACCGTCAGCGCCAAGAAGCATGAGTTCCCAAGCAGTTTCGTCGTCACCTGAGTAGACAGCCATCTTGCCATTTAAAGCTTCGATTAATGCTTTACCACGAGGTACATCACCTGTTGCATCTTTAATACCAACAATATTAGGGATCTCTGCTAAACGTACAGCTGTGTCGTTTGCAAGATCTACACCAGTACGACCCGGTACATTATAAAGAATAAGAGGGAGTTCTACGGCTTCAGCAATCGCTTTATAGTGTTGGAATAGGCCTTCTTGAGTTGGCTTGTTATAGTACGGCGTCACAAGTAAAGCTGCATCCGCGCCAAGATCTTTCGCAGCTTTAGTTAATTCGATTGCTTCACGGGTTGAGTTTGCACCAGTACCGGCAATAATTGGAATACGTTTATTGGCTACACGAATAATTTCTTTAATAACCTGTGTGTGCTCTTCCATGCTCAATGTTGAGGCTTCGCCGGTTGTACCGACGGCTACAATACTGTTTGTACCTTGTTCTATGTGCCACTCAACCAGCTTCTCAAGACCCTTCCAATCTACACCGCCGTCTTTCAACATTGGTGTGACGATTGCGACGATTGAGCCTTGAATGGTCTGTGCTTGCTGAGTCATTTTTAAAAATATCCTATTTATCCATCCGAATCTGAGGTAAGAAAAACAAAATGTGGGATGGTTGCAGTATTTTGATTGTCCAGTTCTAACAATAACAGATTGTTGAATGACAATTATGCAAATTATGACTGATCAGACGCATAAGAACAATACGCCTAACGGATAATCGCGAGGTAAACTTGAGGAAAAGATAGGATGTTTTCATTATTGTCAGCTGAGAGAGGCCAGTAAATATAACAATAGAGCCTGATTCGACTGGACTTTACTTAATATGTACTTTTTTTATGGCAAGATAGAATGCAATTTTCCCGGTTGGGATTGAAGATTACATGAATATGAATAAACAACCACAAAATGCGGTTTTAATCGTAGTTGATGTGCAAAATGGTTTTACACCGGGTGGAAATTTAGCAGTTGCCGATGCCGATACAATTATTCCAACGATTAACCAACTTGCTGATTGTTTTGAAAATGTTGTTTTGACACAAGATTGGCATCCCGATAATCATATATCTTTTGCACAAAACCATTCGGGTAAGCAGCCATTTGAAACCATTGAACTCGACTATGGGCCACAAGTGCTTTGGCCTAAGCATTGTGTACAGGGTACTCACGATGCCGAATTTCATCCGAGTTTAAATATTCCGACCGCTCAACTGATTATTCGAAAAGGTTTTCATGCTCATATTGATAGCTACTCGGCTTTTATGGAAGCAGACCATGCCACAATGACGGGTTTAACGGG
This genomic stretch from Acinetobacter oleivorans DR1 harbors:
- the purC gene encoding phosphoribosylaminoimidazolesuccinocarboxamide synthase, translating into MLKQTLLYTGKAKSVYETDNADHLILVFRDDASAFNGEKIEQLDRKGKVNNLFNAFIMEKLAAAGIETHFEKLLSPTEVLVKKLQMIPVECVIRNYAAGSLCRRLGVEEGKELTPPTFELFYKDDGLGDPMVNESQAIALGWATAEQLEQMKVLTYQVNDVLKALFAEGNMILVDFKLEFGVFHDRIVLGDEFSPDGCRLWDKDSKKKLDKDRFRQGLGGVVEAYEEVAARLGVDLSAL
- a CDS encoding formate/nitrite transporter family protein, yielding MDHEIEEKKVEKTLSWREKMAVEEHEKLSPRLVYEIIRRDGAEELDRPTAALIFSGIAAGLVISFSFVFKAIIASYLPADAVWTDLITNIGYTIGFLIAILGHMQLFTENTITTVVPLFKPFNFDKLRAVGRLWGIVILCNIIGTALASLFFLTTHLFTPDIDKALDELAHHVGSFSATQNMLKGIMSGLLIAALVWMLPSVSNKFLLIFFMTYLIGLGDFTHVVVGSTEMSYLVWQGEASINDYLFTFLVPTTIGNIIGGTGVFTLLIYGQVTEELEQKHQ
- the dapA gene encoding 4-hydroxy-tetrahydrodipicolinate synthase, with protein sequence MTQQAQTIQGSIVAIVTPMLKDGGVDWKGLEKLVEWHIEQGTNSIVAVGTTGEASTLSMEEHTQVIKEIIRVANKRIPIIAGTGANSTREAIELTKAAKDLGADAALLVTPYYNKPTQEGLFQHYKAIAEAVELPLILYNVPGRTGVDLANDTAVRLAEIPNIVGIKDATGDVPRGKALIEALNGKMAVYSGDDETAWELMLLGADGNISVTANVAPKAMSEVCAVAIAKDEQQAKTINNKIANLHNILFCESNPIPVKWALHEMGLIDTGIRLPLTPLAEQYREPLRNALKDAGII
- a CDS encoding lipoprotein-34 precursor (NlpB), which gives rise to MQLRLGLVLAVSALSLAGCGRFAINNHSLDYKNAKQLAPLEYPADATVRPATPLYPAPTVDQLAIEHAPKFENQRGNRFALPRPEQTQGNNATADASAQTTTALGRPQLVTDGNKNPLLKVDGNTTEIWQYTKATLSTLNYNIIAQGSNQATIKVNDNTYVLKLTGVGSSHTLALFNVDNTFASPDVAAEVLNQIYQNWPA
- the pncA gene encoding bifunctional nicotinamidase/pyrazinamidase — its product is MNMNKQPQNAVLIVVDVQNGFTPGGNLAVADADTIIPTINQLADCFENVVLTQDWHPDNHISFAQNHSGKQPFETIELDYGPQVLWPKHCVQGTHDAEFHPSLNIPTAQLIIRKGFHAHIDSYSAFMEADHATMTGLTGYLKERGIDTVYVVGIATDFCVAWTALDAVKQGFKTLVIEDACKAIDLDGSLEHAWQTMQQQEVVRIQSTDLLSGR